The following are from one region of the Salvia splendens isolate huo1 chromosome 2, SspV2, whole genome shotgun sequence genome:
- the LOC121764047 gene encoding uncharacterized protein LOC121764047: MSLLFKVVCLVALLLAAAGLGTEGAGGACGKLSPDKVAVQLAPCALPGRDPKAVVSSSCCLQVKRIGRNPKCLCAVLLSATAKASGVKPAVAITIPKRCRIANRPVGFKCGPYSLP; this comes from the exons ATGTCTCTTCTCTTCAAGGTTGTTTGCCTCGTGGCCTTGCTCCTCGCAGCCGCAGGCCTCGGGACCGAGGGCGCAGGTGGCGCGTGCGGCAAACTGTCCCCGGACAAAGTGGCCGTGCAGCTGGCGCCCTGTGCACTCCCGGGGCGCGACCCAAAGGCCGTGGTGTCGAGCAGCTGCTGCCTCCAAGTGAAGAGGATTGGGAGGAATCCTAAATGCCTCTGTGCCGTTCTACTCTCGGCCACGGCCAAGGCATCTGGCGTCAAGCCCGCCGTGGCCATCACCATCCCGAAACGCTGCCGTATTGCTAACCGCCCCGTGGGCTTCAAGTGTGGAC CTTACAGCTTGCCTTGA